A stretch of the Proteus sp. ZN5 genome encodes the following:
- a CDS encoding GNAT family N-acetyltransferase, protein MKNNIRQLTRNEIPQVWEIDRTELIEKLYVLKEGTLHLSEQRFDMKGWPEGEAEHYTPVLLESFDRGAPFWGVFKQGQLVAAASVDPQKRGQNGTLLQLSFLHVSHQLRGQGLARILFDYCVEYAKKKGAGGLYISSTPSENSVNFYQHLGCRLVDIPDPELYEREPEDIHLVFHFIKSNNA, encoded by the coding sequence ATGAAAAACAATATTCGTCAATTAACAAGAAATGAAATTCCACAAGTGTGGGAAATTGATAGAACTGAGCTTATTGAAAAGCTATATGTATTAAAAGAAGGAACGTTGCATTTATCAGAACAACGCTTTGATATGAAAGGTTGGCCAGAAGGTGAAGCAGAGCATTACACTCCTGTTTTACTTGAAAGTTTTGACCGAGGGGCGCCTTTCTGGGGCGTTTTTAAACAAGGCCAATTGGTTGCAGCTGCGAGTGTTGATCCGCAAAAACGCGGTCAAAATGGTACTTTACTTCAACTCTCTTTTTTACATGTTAGCCACCAGCTACGTGGGCAAGGTTTAGCACGAATATTATTTGATTATTGTGTGGAATATGCGAAGAAAAAAGGGGCTGGTGGATTATATATCTCATCAACACCTTCTGAAAATAGTGTGAATTTTTATCAGCATTTAGGGTGTCGTTTAGTTGATATTCCTGATCCTGAACTTTATGAAAGAGAGCCTGAAGATATTCATTTAGTCTTTCATTTTATCAAGTCAAATAATGCTTAG
- the rimI gene encoding ribosomal protein S18-alanine N-acetyltransferase, giving the protein MKTISLLNPADLPLAWQIEKLSHSFPWSEETFYSNQGSHYFNLKICIDNIIVGFAITQLILDEATLFNIAIHPDYQGKGYGKALLLELIETLEKKNIITLWLEVRESNEKAFNLYESIGFNFVSKRKNYYPTKTGNEDAIIMAYPISF; this is encoded by the coding sequence ATGAAGACCATTTCACTCTTAAACCCTGCTGATTTACCTTTAGCATGGCAAATTGAAAAATTAAGTCATTCATTCCCTTGGAGTGAAGAAACATTTTATAGTAACCAAGGAAGTCATTATTTTAATCTGAAAATTTGCATTGATAATATTATTGTAGGTTTCGCAATTACGCAATTAATATTAGATGAGGCAACACTTTTTAATATCGCAATTCATCCTGATTATCAGGGGAAAGGTTACGGTAAAGCACTTTTATTGGAACTGATTGAAACACTTGAGAAAAAAAATATCATTACCTTGTGGTTAGAGGTGCGAGAATCTAATGAAAAAGCATTCAATCTCTATGAATCTATAGGATTTAATTTCGTTTCAAAACGCAAAAACTATTACCCAACAAAGACGGGGAATGAAGATGCGATTATCATGGCTTATCCTATTTCTTTCTAA
- a CDS encoding Na/Pi cotransporter family protein: MLTLLHLLSSVALLVWGTHIVRTGIMRVFGSDLRRVLGKSINKKSNAFLAGVGVTALVQSSNATALLVISFVTQGLISITPALVIMLGADVGTALMARVLTFDLAWLSPLLILVGVITFLSRKKERVGQLGRVGIGLGLIILALQLIVTSAEPVTHASAIQAIFTSLSGDTVLALLVGALFAMVSYSSLAAVLLTATLSATGLMPLYISLCIVIGSNIGSGFLALMSSRGQSVVSRQVVLGSLFFKLIGALLVLPWITIIANKIQQYGFSAAEVVIYFHVIYNLVRCILMIPFVGIMAKLCQRLIPELPATESDMAPRYLDQSAIDTPSLAIANAVRESLRLGDVIEQMLQRFTALMEGDRQQKREISQLEEEVELLHSSIKLYMAQIQQHDLGTEDSRRWAEIIDTAMNLQQSSAIIARMSAEVVSKGLNHHLFLSEEGRRELQTLLERLQSNLNLAMSVFVSGNMEHARKLRRAKHRFRLLNQRYSFAHVERLHLHNMQSIETSSLHTSLLGDMKRLNSLFCAVAYHALERSESSSEQVNL, from the coding sequence ATGCTGACACTGCTTCATTTACTCTCATCAGTCGCGCTTCTTGTCTGGGGAACACATATTGTTCGTACAGGCATTATGCGTGTCTTTGGTTCTGATTTACGCCGAGTTTTAGGTAAAAGTATTAATAAAAAATCCAACGCCTTCCTTGCGGGTGTGGGGGTAACGGCATTAGTCCAAAGCAGCAATGCGACGGCACTTTTGGTTATCTCTTTTGTGACGCAAGGGCTGATTTCGATTACACCGGCACTGGTTATTATGTTAGGTGCAGATGTGGGTACTGCACTTATGGCGCGAGTGCTAACCTTTGATCTCGCTTGGTTATCTCCACTACTTATTCTTGTCGGGGTGATCACTTTCCTAAGCCGTAAAAAAGAGCGTGTCGGACAATTAGGGCGTGTAGGAATTGGCCTTGGTTTAATTATTTTAGCCTTACAACTGATAGTCACTTCTGCAGAGCCAGTTACCCATGCTAGCGCGATACAAGCTATCTTTACTTCATTAAGTGGAGATACCGTGTTAGCACTTCTTGTGGGTGCTTTATTTGCGATGGTAAGTTACTCAAGCCTTGCCGCAGTGTTATTAACAGCGACACTGAGTGCAACTGGGCTAATGCCTTTATACATCAGTTTATGCATTGTTATTGGTTCTAATATTGGTAGTGGTTTTTTGGCGTTAATGAGTAGTCGAGGGCAAAGTGTTGTTTCACGCCAAGTAGTACTAGGAAGTCTATTTTTTAAATTGATTGGTGCGCTATTAGTTTTACCTTGGATAACCATCATTGCAAATAAAATTCAGCAATATGGATTTTCAGCGGCTGAAGTCGTTATCTATTTTCATGTTATTTATAATCTTGTTCGCTGTATTTTGATGATCCCTTTTGTCGGCATAATGGCAAAATTATGTCAGAGACTTATTCCTGAATTACCGGCCACTGAATCTGATATGGCACCGCGATATTTAGATCAATCTGCTATTGATACACCTTCGTTGGCAATTGCCAATGCGGTTAGAGAATCGCTACGATTAGGTGATGTTATAGAACAAATGCTGCAACGTTTTACTGCATTAATGGAAGGCGATCGTCAGCAAAAAAGGGAAATTAGCCAGTTAGAAGAAGAGGTAGAATTACTCCACAGCAGCATTAAATTATATATGGCACAAATTCAACAGCATGATCTAGGGACCGAAGATTCCCGACGTTGGGCTGAAATTATTGATACAGCGATGAATTTACAACAATCATCCGCTATCATTGCACGTATGTCGGCTGAAGTGGTGAGTAAAGGTTTAAATCATCACTTATTTTTATCGGAGGAAGGACGTCGTGAATTACAGACACTCCTTGAGCGTCTGCAAAGTAATCTGAATCTGGCGATGTCGGTATTTGTTTCCGGCAATATGGAACATGCTCGTAAATTACGTCGAGCAAAACATCGTTTCCGTTTACTCAACCAGCGTTACTCGTTTGCTCATGTAGAACGTCTTCATTTGCATAATATGCAAAGTATTGAAACCAGTTCTCTGCATACCAGTTTGCTCGGTGATATGAAACGGTTGAATTCCTTATTCTGTGCGGTGGCTTATCACGCATTAGAACGAAGTGAATCATCATCAGAACAGGTTAATCTTTAA
- the phoA gene encoding alkaline phosphatase: protein MSHRYQRSILSVIVTTLLAGASFSSFAAPVAADAILAQDRAAKGNITEFGGARRMTQDQTEALKAALHNNQAKNVILFIGDGMGDSEITVARNYAEGAGGFFKGIDALPITGQYTHYALDRKTQKPNYVTDSAASATAWASGVKTYNGALGIDVFGKDHQTILELAKANGKATGNVTTSEIQDATPAALFSHVTGRKCYGPVETLEKCSTNALENGGRGSISEQLLVTRADVTLGGGAKSFAQTAAAGEYKGKTLEQQAIERGYQIVKDAKSLEAITLANQDKPVLGLFHEGNMAVAWEGPKATYHGNLNNPPLECKPNSKLDPNAPTLAQMTKKAIDLLKTNEKGFFLQVESASIDKQDHNANPCGQIGETVALDEAVQIGLDFAKQNGDTLIIVTADHAHSSQIIEADVKSSGLTQALITKDGAVMVVNYGNSEEESQEHTGAQLRVAAYGPHAANVVGLTDQTDLFFTMRDAMGLK from the coding sequence ATGTCTCATCGTTACCAACGTTCTATTCTATCCGTTATTGTAACAACACTATTGGCTGGCGCGAGTTTCTCTTCTTTTGCTGCTCCCGTTGCTGCTGATGCCATTTTGGCGCAAGATCGCGCAGCAAAAGGTAATATCACGGAATTTGGCGGTGCTCGCCGTATGACTCAGGATCAAACTGAGGCATTAAAAGCAGCTTTACATAATAACCAAGCGAAAAATGTGATCCTCTTTATTGGTGATGGTATGGGGGATTCTGAAATCACTGTTGCACGTAACTACGCAGAAGGTGCAGGTGGTTTCTTTAAAGGTATCGATGCCTTACCTATTACGGGTCAATACACACACTATGCCTTAGATAGAAAAACACAAAAACCTAACTATGTAACAGACTCTGCCGCCTCTGCAACAGCATGGGCTTCAGGTGTGAAAACCTATAATGGTGCATTAGGAATTGATGTGTTTGGTAAGGATCACCAAACTATTTTGGAATTAGCAAAAGCCAATGGAAAGGCAACAGGGAACGTGACGACATCGGAAATTCAAGATGCGACACCAGCGGCGCTGTTTTCGCATGTGACAGGACGTAAATGCTATGGCCCCGTTGAGACTTTAGAAAAATGCTCAACAAACGCATTAGAAAATGGCGGTAGAGGCTCTATCTCTGAGCAACTTTTAGTCACTCGTGCAGACGTTACATTAGGGGGCGGAGCGAAAAGTTTTGCTCAAACTGCGGCTGCGGGTGAGTACAAAGGTAAAACGTTAGAACAGCAAGCGATTGAACGTGGTTATCAAATCGTGAAGGATGCAAAATCGCTAGAAGCGATTACGCTTGCGAACCAAGATAAACCGGTATTAGGTTTGTTCCATGAGGGAAATATGGCTGTGGCGTGGGAAGGCCCTAAAGCGACATATCATGGTAATTTGAACAATCCACCTTTAGAGTGCAAACCTAACTCTAAACTCGATCCAAATGCGCCAACACTGGCACAAATGACCAAAAAAGCGATCGACTTATTGAAGACCAATGAAAAAGGTTTCTTCTTACAAGTCGAAAGTGCCTCTATTGATAAGCAAGATCATAATGCTAATCCTTGCGGACAAATCGGTGAAACTGTTGCGTTAGATGAAGCTGTACAAATTGGCTTAGATTTCGCTAAGCAAAACGGAGACACCCTGATTATCGTGACTGCTGATCATGCCCATTCAAGCCAAATTATTGAAGCGGATGTGAAATCAAGTGGATTAACACAAGCGCTTATTACGAAAGATGGTGCAGTAATGGTGGTGAATTATGGTAACTCAGAAGAAGAATCCCAAGAACATACAGGGGCTCAGTTACGCGTTGCCGCTTATGGTCCACACGCTGCCAATGTGGTTGGGTTAACTGACCAAACAGATTTGTTCTTCACAATGCGTGATGCGATGGGTCTGAAGTAA
- a CDS encoding DNA polymerase III subunit psi → MSRKDRMLSQLGIRQWVLRKPAVLKGEHSVQFPDTTRLLIITDDTVDLNNGLFSDIFSAMGIDKDEIYCITTDDVSMLTESFDLPCWLLGTDLILPSEYTSLRSPSLHQLYFDADAKRDLWKQIYQYEDHFTLKPC, encoded by the coding sequence ATGAGCCGTAAAGACAGAATGTTATCCCAACTTGGAATTCGTCAGTGGGTACTTCGTAAGCCTGCTGTGTTAAAAGGCGAGCATTCTGTTCAATTTCCGGATACAACACGTTTACTTATCATTACTGATGATACCGTTGATCTAAATAACGGGCTTTTCTCTGATATTTTTAGCGCCATGGGGATAGATAAAGACGAAATCTATTGTATTACAACAGATGATGTGAGCATGCTCACAGAATCATTTGATCTTCCCTGCTGGTTATTAGGCACTGATCTCATACTTCCCTCTGAATATACTTCTCTGAGAAGCCCTTCATTACATCAGTTATATTTTGATGCTGATGCAAAACGCGATCTTTGGAAACAAATCTATCAATATGAAGACCATTTCACTCTTAAACCCTGCTGA
- a CDS encoding ATP-binding protein, whose product MTTPQERTTGITNASIKKRFGSIPAWKMLSEYIWNGLDAGASDIDVIINTCDLGGVESIEIHDNGEGIDFHNLDRNFDNWDDSSKKQVTQKGSQGRGRYSFHKYAATATWLTRRQSENARITIDSSRIKTYKVELIDDKEQHSSILSNGSGTSVFLTGITSEKSQKIPNIENIMEELSNEFGWKLIVFSNLKISVNRVRVTPPQHRLFQELIDVDGNIFSSSIIQWIKKPSGEKSYNYFRDSKEHQKYRNLTGFNYKNNFFISGYIQSEWFDNFQDTSSPNADLFISEKSDGNKVLAMLLKELRNKTAEIYQGFLRERAVQLVDSFEEKGYFPVYNWESDEDRSFRIAHTKKLVTSICVADPAAFNGLKAKQTKIIIGLLDRLSTSSENDSLIDILEGVLDLNKEQMDEFASQISKSKLDYIISTIGHIHKRDLVVQKMKYLFKEHAKEVLETPDLQGIIEANTWLFGPQYTTIGAEEDDFSNTARNLRNSDIEILDGDDISTSDLIEGATIEGAKGQVDLFLARKMVTIDHSTQEEFIKCTIIEIKRPSVALNKKHLAQAERYAEVLDKHPAFNDERMRFDVVLVGTKISQNDTQITRRLKDLAGKGGAGLVSGADERIRVYVKSWSTIFNDFEVTHSALLQKLKIKRSELEYKSKQTLVDELQIPLSEAS is encoded by the coding sequence GTGACGACTCCTCAAGAACGGACAACAGGTATTACAAATGCGTCGATAAAAAAACGTTTCGGCTCAATTCCCGCTTGGAAGATGTTGAGTGAATATATCTGGAACGGTTTGGATGCTGGTGCATCAGATATTGATGTCATTATTAACACCTGTGATCTCGGCGGGGTGGAGTCAATAGAGATCCATGATAATGGTGAAGGAATTGACTTTCATAACCTAGACCGAAATTTTGATAATTGGGATGACTCATCCAAAAAACAGGTTACCCAAAAAGGCAGTCAAGGCAGAGGGCGGTATTCATTTCATAAATATGCTGCAACAGCAACCTGGCTTACGAGAAGACAATCTGAGAATGCACGTATTACCATAGACTCGTCTCGTATTAAAACGTACAAAGTTGAGTTGATCGACGATAAAGAACAGCATAGTAGTATTCTTTCAAATGGAAGTGGGACATCAGTATTTCTTACGGGCATTACGAGTGAAAAATCTCAAAAAATCCCTAATATTGAAAATATCATGGAGGAGCTTTCAAATGAATTTGGTTGGAAGCTAATAGTTTTTTCTAACCTTAAAATATCAGTTAATAGAGTCCGAGTGACGCCTCCCCAACATAGGTTGTTTCAAGAGCTTATAGATGTTGATGGAAATATATTTAGTTCAAGTATCATTCAGTGGATAAAAAAACCATCTGGTGAAAAGTCATACAATTATTTTAGAGATTCAAAAGAACATCAGAAGTATAGAAATCTGACTGGTTTTAACTACAAAAACAATTTTTTCATAAGTGGATATATACAATCTGAGTGGTTCGATAATTTTCAAGATACCTCATCTCCAAATGCTGATCTCTTCATTAGTGAAAAGAGTGATGGGAATAAAGTTTTAGCTATGCTGCTAAAAGAACTGCGCAACAAAACAGCCGAGATTTATCAGGGGTTCCTTAGAGAAAGAGCTGTTCAGCTTGTCGATTCTTTCGAAGAAAAAGGATATTTTCCTGTTTACAATTGGGAGTCTGACGAAGATCGTTCCTTTAGAATTGCACATACGAAGAAATTAGTAACTAGTATCTGCGTTGCTGATCCAGCAGCTTTTAATGGGCTAAAGGCTAAGCAAACAAAAATTATAATCGGTTTGCTTGATAGGCTATCTACATCAAGTGAAAATGATAGTTTGATAGATATATTGGAAGGCGTTTTAGACTTAAATAAGGAGCAAATGGATGAATTTGCATCTCAAATAAGTAAATCTAAACTTGATTATATAATTAGCACGATTGGACACATTCATAAGCGAGATCTAGTCGTACAGAAAATGAAGTACCTTTTTAAAGAGCACGCTAAAGAAGTTCTAGAAACACCAGACTTACAAGGTATTATTGAGGCTAATACATGGTTGTTTGGCCCTCAGTACACAACTATAGGTGCCGAAGAGGATGACTTTTCTAATACAGCTAGAAATCTTCGGAATTCAGATATTGAAATATTGGATGGGGACGATATCAGTACCAGTGATCTTATTGAAGGCGCTACCATAGAGGGGGCAAAAGGCCAAGTAGATTTGTTTCTTGCACGCAAAATGGTCACAATTGATCATTCTACACAAGAAGAATTTATTAAATGTACGATCATTGAAATAAAAAGACCAAGTGTAGCATTGAATAAGAAACATTTAGCTCAAGCTGAACGTTATGCTGAGGTACTTGATAAGCATCCTGCCTTTAATGATGAGAGAATGAGATTTGATGTTGTTCTTGTTGGAACTAAAATCTCCCAGAATGATACTCAAATTACAAGGCGGTTGAAAGACCTTGCTGGTAAGGGCGGCGCGGGCCTTGTTTCCGGGGCGGATGAAAGAATTCGAGTATACGTTAAAAGTTGGTCTACAATTTTTAATGATTTCGAGGTGACTCATAGTGCTTTATTACAAAAGCTAAAAATAAAGAGAAGCGAGCTAGAGTATAAATCTAAGCAAACCCTTGTGGATGAATTGCAAATACCTCTCTCTGAGGCGTCGTGA
- the rsmC gene encoding 16S rRNA (guanine(1207)-N(2))-methyltransferase RsmC, whose protein sequence is MSSLSPASEVILRHLDHFADRHVLIAGDLQDTFAAQIQAKSVRAYTNQYHQWLPLLKSMGDNALFGLVADQSFVKYCNTLIYFWPKNKNEATFQLRSLCSNLQVGTEIFIVGENRSGVKSATELMNGIAKLKKIDSARRCSLFFGTQTYQTLFDRNNWWQTYRHDDLTVMALPGVFSQSALDEGSRLLLSTFDDAMVGDLLDMACGCGVLATVLGKKNPMLKLTLCDVNAAAISSSIATLNVNELEGRVIASNVYSAVEETYDWIISNPPFHDGLGTSYEAAEDIIRLAPNYLKRGGKLRIVANSFIPYPDILDHVFGSHEVLASTGKFKVYQATKKD, encoded by the coding sequence ATGTCCTCACTGTCCCCTGCTAGCGAAGTTATTCTTCGTCACCTAGATCATTTCGCAGACAGGCATGTACTTATTGCAGGTGATCTTCAAGATACTTTCGCGGCGCAAATTCAGGCGAAAAGTGTCAGAGCATATACCAACCAATATCACCAGTGGTTACCATTACTAAAATCAATGGGTGATAACGCACTCTTCGGTTTAGTTGCAGATCAGTCCTTTGTGAAATATTGCAATACCTTGATCTATTTTTGGCCTAAAAATAAAAACGAAGCCACTTTCCAACTGCGTAGCCTTTGCTCTAACTTACAAGTGGGTACTGAAATCTTTATCGTCGGTGAAAACCGTAGTGGTGTTAAAAGTGCCACTGAATTAATGAACGGTATCGCTAAACTTAAAAAAATAGATTCAGCACGCCGTTGCAGCTTATTTTTTGGTACTCAAACATATCAAACACTGTTTGACCGTAATAACTGGTGGCAAACTTATCGCCATGACGATCTTACTGTAATGGCATTACCGGGTGTCTTTAGCCAAAGCGCATTAGATGAGGGTAGCCGTTTATTACTTTCAACTTTTGATGATGCAATGGTTGGCGATTTACTGGATATGGCATGTGGCTGTGGTGTACTTGCCACTGTACTCGGTAAGAAAAACCCAATGTTGAAACTGACACTGTGTGATGTGAATGCTGCGGCAATTTCTTCTAGTATCGCCACCTTAAACGTGAATGAATTAGAAGGTCGAGTGATTGCAAGTAATGTCTATTCAGCGGTTGAAGAAACTTATGATTGGATAATCTCAAACCCACCTTTCCATGATGGCTTAGGCACAAGCTATGAAGCAGCTGAAGATATCATTCGTCTTGCACCAAATTACCTGAAAAGAGGCGGTAAATTACGTATTGTGGCGAATTCGTTTATCCCTTATCCAGATATCTTGGATCATGTATTTGGCTCTCATGAAGTACTGGCATCAACAGGTAAATTCAAAGTTTATCAAGCAACCAAGAAAGACTAA
- a CDS encoding integrase family protein translates to MALSVSWLDARLNKEAKETVVKADRDGLSARVSPKGKIVFQFRYRFDGKQQRVDIGTYPLMKLAEARNELDRLRAVLDQGRNPKLYLQQERAKYSANQSFESIFRDWIDSAGKQGLKEKTWHYQKRSSEIYLLPRLGKYPLTDITELSLRNCLREVSESSPSNTERLVSVLHKFYDWLIDEQILEINAAAGITAKKVGGKKGKRTRVLNDNEIRILWRYLHESKITEKNRIYIKLLLLLGGRKGELIQAEKHHFDLQSAMWTVPIEIRKQGEKIGAPIMRPLIKPAIELIELAMQMSKSTYLFPANGQEELATNGFDTTIPNNVKIWARRSLGIEMEHWSMHDLRRTMRTRMSAITTQEVAELMIGHSKKGLDAIYNQYQYLDEMRHAYDVWYQQLETIIEPTGFPFNWRFGQ, encoded by the coding sequence ATGGCGTTATCAGTTAGCTGGCTCGATGCCAGGTTAAATAAAGAAGCAAAAGAAACCGTAGTAAAAGCCGACCGAGATGGGCTAAGTGCTCGGGTATCGCCCAAGGGCAAAATTGTTTTTCAGTTTCGTTATCGGTTCGATGGCAAGCAACAGCGGGTAGACATAGGTACTTACCCCCTTATGAAGCTGGCTGAAGCCAGGAATGAGCTGGATAGGTTAAGGGCAGTACTTGATCAAGGCCGAAACCCCAAGCTTTACCTACAGCAGGAACGGGCTAAGTATTCTGCTAATCAAAGCTTCGAATCGATTTTTCGAGACTGGATAGACTCTGCCGGTAAGCAAGGGCTAAAGGAGAAAACGTGGCACTACCAAAAACGCAGCAGTGAAATATATTTGCTGCCCCGACTTGGCAAGTATCCATTAACTGACATCACTGAATTGTCCTTGCGAAACTGTCTTCGTGAGGTTTCGGAATCGTCTCCGTCAAACACAGAGCGCCTAGTGTCTGTACTGCATAAGTTCTATGACTGGCTGATTGATGAACAAATTTTGGAAATTAACGCTGCCGCTGGGATCACAGCAAAAAAGGTTGGCGGTAAAAAAGGAAAACGAACTCGGGTGCTAAATGACAACGAGATCAGGATACTTTGGCGCTATTTGCATGAGTCAAAAATCACTGAGAAGAATCGCATCTACATAAAACTGCTTCTCTTATTGGGAGGGCGCAAGGGCGAACTCATTCAAGCTGAAAAGCATCACTTTGACTTGCAATCTGCAATGTGGACAGTGCCCATAGAGATCCGCAAACAAGGTGAGAAAATTGGAGCGCCGATCATGCGGCCATTGATTAAGCCAGCTATTGAGCTGATTGAACTGGCGATGCAGATGAGCAAATCAACTTACTTGTTTCCCGCGAACGGACAAGAAGAGCTTGCCACAAATGGCTTTGATACCACTATTCCTAACAATGTGAAAATCTGGGCTCGCAGATCGCTTGGTATTGAGATGGAACACTGGTCTATGCATGATCTTCGCAGAACGATGCGAACGCGAATGTCTGCCATCACGACGCAAGAAGTTGCCGAGTTGATGATTGGCCACAGCAAAAAAGGGCTGGATGCTATCTACAACCAATATCAGTACCTGGACGAAATGCGTCATGCTTACGACGTTTGGTATCAACAACTAGAAACCATCATCGAGCCGACAGGCTTTCCATTCAACTGGCGTTTCGGACAATAA
- a CDS encoding DUF1435 family protein, with protein MAKPTRISPMTSWTSRISLWEMLAVSSLLTVITHSIAGTSAFTLVLVVSMLLSTLMLFHKKLQMWVMIPAGVVLTYSLMTLLVAYHG; from the coding sequence ATGGCTAAACCAACACGCATATCTCCAATGACATCTTGGACATCTCGTATTAGTTTATGGGAAATGTTGGCAGTTTCTTCCTTGCTAACCGTGATCACGCATTCTATAGCAGGAACATCTGCCTTTACGCTGGTTTTAGTGGTTTCAATGCTGTTATCCACCTTGATGCTGTTCCATAAAAAATTACAGATGTGGGTAATGATCCCCGCAGGTGTCGTATTGACTTACAGTTTGATGACACTTTTAGTTGCGTATCATGGATAG
- a CDS encoding alpha/beta hydrolase-fold protein, translated as MASFPSFASCLAVTENKEMTGQFDNNNTLCFTTHLESQRYVELNVKGIQNLRLEKQDGTHIRSLLKDIPADGQQKVRFLLPETANYQLVAQGEAKKQWQFTLTTQPYQPLDKDAGITPTSPRLQTLAKQLDQQNIQVFWQQIHQEGAPLIEPYDNDKKRVTFLWRGAKKNVYLLGSPDGNHDPLTHLANSDIWYRSYIVPNDTLMQYKLAPDVPIIENSAPFEQRRAILTTAQADPFNSQNSPSQSEDIYNHFSLLSLDNKRECQLPYILDRTMKGKTEIVRFHSEILNNDREIALYLPAQKMEAPRILVLFDGQTYRRQYGIDRFFDKQIEEGKLAPMMILFVDSIDSDRRSVELPPNPDFYRFLADELFVWLEKEKGIHVSGEETIVSGSSYGGLASSWVAFNRPDRFGKVLSMSGSYWWAPENEEPEWLIRQFEQADKKPLQFFLEAGLFESRGDKGGILNNNRHLKQVLEQKGYPVKSLEMASGHDYISWCETLYLGAKALTQEND; from the coding sequence ATGGCCTCTTTTCCCAGCTTTGCAAGTTGCTTAGCCGTAACTGAAAATAAAGAAATGACAGGTCAGTTTGATAACAACAATACGTTGTGTTTTACCACTCATTTAGAAAGCCAACGTTATGTTGAATTAAACGTAAAAGGGATACAAAATCTACGGTTAGAGAAACAAGACGGCACTCATATTCGTAGTTTATTAAAAGATATTCCTGCTGATGGACAACAGAAAGTACGCTTTTTATTACCTGAAACTGCGAATTATCAATTGGTTGCACAAGGTGAAGCTAAAAAACAGTGGCAATTCACGCTAACAACACAGCCTTATCAACCGTTAGATAAAGATGCTGGTATTACGCCAACAAGCCCCCGTTTACAAACACTCGCCAAACAACTTGATCAACAAAATATTCAGGTATTTTGGCAACAAATACATCAGGAAGGTGCTCCTCTGATTGAGCCTTATGATAATGATAAAAAGCGAGTGACTTTTTTATGGCGAGGCGCAAAAAAAAATGTCTATTTGTTGGGATCTCCCGATGGTAATCATGATCCATTAACGCATTTAGCCAATAGTGATATTTGGTATCGTAGTTATATCGTGCCTAACGATACATTAATGCAATATAAGTTAGCGCCTGATGTACCTATTATTGAAAATTCAGCGCCATTTGAGCAACGTCGCGCAATTTTAACCACAGCACAGGCCGATCCATTTAATTCCCAAAACTCTCCAAGTCAATCTGAGGATATCTATAATCACTTTTCGTTATTGTCGTTAGACAATAAACGTGAATGCCAATTACCTTATATTCTTGATAGAACAATGAAAGGCAAGACGGAGATTGTTCGTTTTCACAGTGAGATCTTAAATAATGATCGTGAAATTGCCCTTTATCTGCCAGCTCAAAAAATGGAAGCACCACGGATCTTGGTCTTATTTGATGGTCAAACTTATCGTCGCCAATATGGAATTGATCGGTTTTTTGATAAACAGATCGAGGAAGGTAAATTGGCACCTATGATGATCTTATTTGTTGATAGCATTGATAGCGATCGCCGTAGTGTTGAATTACCACCAAACCCTGATTTTTACCGTTTCTTAGCAGATGAATTATTTGTTTGGTTAGAAAAAGAGAAAGGTATTCACGTATCTGGAGAAGAAACGATAGTATCAGGCTCGAGTTATGGCGGGTTAGCATCTTCATGGGTCGCATTTAATCGCCCTGATCGTTTTGGTAAAGTGCTTAGTATGTCCGGCTCTTATTGGTGGGCACCTGAAAATGAAGAGCCTGAATGGCTTATTCGACAATTTGAGCAAGCAGATAAAAAACCATTACAGTTTTTCTTAGAGGCTGGGTTATTTGAAAGCCGTGGTGATAAAGGCGGAATTTTAAATAATAATCGTCATCTTAAACAGGTTTTAGAGCAAAAAGGCTATCCGGTTAAATCGCTCGAAATGGCCAGTGGGCATGATTATATTTCTTGGTGTGAAACCCTGTATTTGGGGGCTAAAGCATTAACTCAAGAGAATGACTAG